CCATCACacagctccaccaaagaaccaatgtaacacctgccataccccaaacaacactccactactcatcccagaatctcaaaattctacaaacgaccatttccacacccatacaccaggccaccataacactcttatctatgtggaaaccatgccacaatCTACtcaacctatctcatgcacacctgagtttgATGAGAAGGATCTGCTTAttaggaacttggccgaggaacttaagaaacaaACCAGTTGGATTCAGGGTGTTGACGGAAGCAAAGaaatcgaggggctgaactatgaggatatTTGCATAAAGTCTGATGTTGAACTgaccgaggggtacaaacctcctaagttcgagatgtttgatggtgcaggtgatccaagggtccatctgaggacatattgcgacaagcaggttggagtagggaaagatgcaaggattcgcatgaagctgttcatgaggagtttgaaaggagatgccttatcttggtacatcatccacgatcccaagaagtggtcaagctgggtaggcatgacatctgactttatggacagattcaagtttaatacagagaacgcaccagatgtgttatatatccagaatttgaagaagaagcccatagAGACATTTTCGAGTATGCTaatcgctggaggtccgaagctgctaaggtctgacctgccttagaagaggagcaataTGAACAAGGTCTTCGTCCTGACTCAGGACCCGCAATACTATGagcggctgatgatgattgagaaccacaagttttcCGACATTATCTAATTGGGTGAAATAATtaaagaaggtatcaaaagtggtatggttacaaatttcgaggccttgcaagctacgaatAAGACTTTACAGTCcgatggtgtgtccaagaaaagggatgtaggcACCGTGATGGTTACACAGAAGACCAAATCTCCCAGTAAATACCAAACATATCCAATACCTCCACTTACATACCAAACGaacccaaattaccaagcaccctcaccctcatacTAAGCTcagccaccaacttatcagtcatctccacctcctacatatcaatcTATTTCACCCAAATACTCCCAACATGCTCATGTCTACCAATCTTAtcatgctcaaccatcccactgtcaatcaccccctgcacgccaaaacttcctttgacctcgacctaattttgattgcagacctccaaaacattATACTGCCATCGCCGAACCCATCAACCAGctatacgagagactcaaagctactagttatgtcacccctatccctgctgcaacccctgagaatccttctcagtggattaacccaaacaagtccagtgcataccactccggcatgaaagggcacaccatcgatgaatgccgtTCCTTGAAATACAAGATCCagtctttgattgacaacaagatcattatggcaaaagaacccgctccaaatgtccgcaacaaccctctgccagaccataagggtggaggtattcacatgatttaaatagaagatgactgggatcccgagggattaATCAGGTTGAtcgtagaaggtgatgacccaaagaaaccaacaattactctcaatccaatcgtAGTCCAGATCCAATTgtctgaggatgctgaggtgaatatgtctgtaccacttgagtttgaagtagTGCCATTTGTAAAGACACCGTCACCAATTAAGGTTGAGttcgtgtctccggcaaatgcacccgcaccatttgaggttgtagtCTTGCCGCCCAAGGCACATGGTCCACTCGAAGTAAGGATAGCCACGCTGATCCTAGTGGCTATgtcaaccatgacaccattccatacaaatgctaTACCCTGggactacacagccgaggcaagaaggaaaggcaaggtcaggttcgaagaaACTGTCGCTGCACAGGATATGACAGGAACTgatagagtctatacccctgaacacctagctgaatcaagcaaacAGATTTCGAATCATCCGCCCCTTattgagacaggtccggacgacctttggaggaagataCAGGCTGAGGAATATTtagtcatcgaccagttaaacaagatgccagcataaatatccattctctctttgctgcaaaattctgaggcgcacaagaatgctctgttaaaagtgctaagtgaagcatacgtaccaagtaacatcactggcagggaaatggctaacatggtaggacaagtgctggagggccgtaagatcacctttcatgaggacgagctgccacttGAAGGGTTGAGGCATAAAAAATCACTACACATCACCGTACAATGCAAGGATTATTTCTTCACCAGAATcatgatcgatggaggttccggTCTTAACATTTGTTCGCTTgtaacactcaagaagctgggtaaagggctgcatAAGATAAAAGAcagagcaatcaatgtgaaagcctttgatggttctcagaggtccactattggtaagattattctatgcttacagatgggaccaacatggttcgaggtcgatttctaggtgatagatgtaccagcatcttacaacttgctgctgggacggcAATGGATTCATGCGGTCGGGGCCatagcatcaacgctgcatcaggcagtaaagttcgaatagAATCACCAGGAAATGATCATTCACGACGATaatagcaaccctatatatagtcgccagactaTTCCAGcgatcgaaggaagaaggaagttgggtggagaaacttaccaccacattgagcaaGTCAAtactgttgacaaagacaaatggtgggatcacaaaattgaaagtatactaaGTTGGAATTAGTACAAACCTAGCAAGtggcttggcaagaacctccagggaatctctaaacccataaaagtcaagaaacatggcaccaccttcggtttgggatatgaatacaactgggaagaattcaataactggtcgccaccatggcacggtccttactatccattaGATTAGCCAATACCatatctggagcagaccttccaacaggcTGATATTATTggtgggtcagatgaagaagaagcacttgtgGCAATGaggaacttgtttctagaggacagtgatgtggactgttgtgttattctcgaggaggagggggaggaaggcccttccatacaagctgtGAGCAGATGTGCACAtttcaataattggaccatcaggacaaccaaacgCCGGCGTGCCTCgcggtagcaaggctaaaacaagcattattcattgttcttactaaatgattttctttttgcattttcaattcccgcaataagatcttcaatgttcaaaactattatgcaatttatcaaagcattttaacttttcttatgaatcaacactcattatcgtTTTCTCtaattactttacttatacaacattactattacttgtcttgataaaccaatgattgtgacatgcaatgagacaacgcaacaaacggacatagattcagaggaagatgacatacctaacgagattgtcaaagaagttgagaactttgagaatagacctaagtccaacctggacgagaccgagattttCAACCtgagagatgcagaaaacatcaaggaaacatgaatcagcattcacctatcgccattagagaagaaagaatatagaatttctaaaagagtatgaggacatattcgcctggttgtATGATGACATGGCGGGTCTGAGTGCGTCCATTGTAGCCCATAAACAGCCAACTGATCCAatatgtccgccggtaaagcaaaagctcagaaagttcaagccgaatatgagtttgaaaatcaaggaagaagtcaccaagcaggtcaaatCTAAGGTTCTccgggtagtagaatatccgacatggttagccaacattgtgccagtaccaaagaaggatgggaaggtcagagtctgtgtcgactaccggtatctcaactgggccagtctgaaagacgacttccctttgccaaatatataatactaattgacaattgcgccaagcatgagttactGTCATTCATAGATTGCTTTGCTGGTTattatcagatctggatggatgaggtaAACGCTGAGAAAACGGCAtccattacgccgtggggaatgtactgctacaggatgatgccattcggccagAAGAACGTAggagccacctacatgagggccatgactaccattttccatgatatgatacacaaggagatagaggtatatgtggatgatgttattatcaaatccaagaaggccactgaccacatggaagatctgagaaagttcttcaatagactgcggagatataacctgaaactaaaccccgcaaagtgcgcatttggggttcctgttgggaaactacttgggtttattgtgagtcccCGAGGAACAACTAGATCCATTGAAAGTCAAATCTATCCAGAAACTGTCACCGCCAAAAACAAGAAGGATATGATGAGTTTCTtagaaggcttaactacatcagccgattcataacacagtctacagttatctgtgagccaatctttaagatgttgaagaaggatgcctctaccaaatggaccgatgactgcgaAAAGAACTTCCACAAAATTAAAGAGTATCTATCAACACCactagtcttagtcccgcccgagccgggtagacccTTACTACTCTACTTTGCAGTGTTGGATGAAGTTTTTGGTTACagtctggggcagcatgatgaaacggggaggaaggagcaagccatctattatctaagtaagaagttcaccccgtacaaggcctgatattctctattggaacacacaggttatgctttgacttgggtagctcagaagctgagaca
This genomic stretch from Nicotiana sylvestris chromosome 9, ASM39365v2, whole genome shotgun sequence harbors:
- the LOC138877616 gene encoding uncharacterized protein, translating into MANMVGQVLEGRKITFHEDELPLEGLRHKKSLHITVQCKDYFFTRIMIDGGSGLNICSLVTLKKLGKGLHKIKDRAINVKAFDGSQRSTIGKIILCLQMGPTWFETFQQADIIGGSDEEEALVAMRNLFLEDSDVDCCVILEEEGEEGPSIQARRKNIEFLKEYEDIFAWLYDDMAGLSASIVAHKQPTDPICPPVKQKLRKFKPNMSLKIKEEVTKQVKSKVLRVVEYPTWLANIVPVPKKDGKIWMDEVNAEKTASITPWGMYCYRMMPFGQKNVGATYMRAMTTIFHDMIHKEIENLFIAMARTSKTVPPKEGTASSSRPSRGLGDGVSMRPTPAGEEDTSKPSKGKKRKKDATVSTSDVMATPCTEDDGACPLV